Below is a genomic region from Fundulus heteroclitus isolate FHET01 chromosome 5, MU-UCD_Fhet_4.1, whole genome shotgun sequence.
taaatttgacacattttttatttttttttttaaatccgcAATGTTAAATCTTAATGCCGGCATACTATGGTTATAGGCATACCTTCTGCTTTGGATAATAATGTccttatattaaatatatttctgtttaaagcggatttttaattttctggttttatcagttatcagtttattttattgtcaacatTTAAATTGCTTCGCTcgtgctgttgttgtttttcaaaaacgTCTTTGTGTCTACGGGTAGAAAGCGTGTGACGTCACTCCCAGACCCACCACAACAAAATACCGCATACATCCGGTTCCGTCCGGCGCCATTTTGATGAAACAGCGAGGAGACGAGAGGAACCCCACGGACCAGCGACATGGATTTTATGGATTTAAACTGAACAGTTATCTGGATGactggcattttttttgtttgggaaATGATCGTCGAAGTGGACCGTTTTCTCCCCGACCGTGTAACTGGCGGATTTAGAAGATTGCACGGCCACCGACTGCGTTGTTAAGcgttagctgttagcttttgTTAGGCCGTTGGTGTTTCACAATGTGTTGAGTAGCATGCTAGTTAGCATTTATACGGAACTAACGACTTCAGAAAGACATTTTAGGGGTCTAGGAGTGTCAAAAGAATCGCCGTGGACTCCTACGGGAGGATttccggaggtttttttttttggacttttttcccctcaggcTTGGTAGTTAAAAAAGGAACTGCACTGAAAAGACTGTTGCTCGGGAAGGCCAAGGCCCGCTGCTAGCCACCTGAGCGGCTTGCGAGGCTTTGGGCTTTCCACCAAGGACAATTCACCAAGGACTTGGCCTCGTTTATATTCGTATCATAAAATATACTGTGCTGCATGGACTCTCTTGGATCTGGTGGCATTACGATGTGTTTTCATGAACTTTAAAGGACTGGTGCGGTGCCTCTCAGTGGCGCTTTGGCCTCACGTTTTTCCTTTGGCACTTATTTGATACGGACTCTGTCGTCCTCTGCGAGCTCAGCCTTTCCACGTATTAGCCCTTTCTCTTGTCAACAGTGTTTCAGCAAACTGACAGAAGGTTTACCAATTAAAGTCTAAACATTTAGCCCTCATGTGTTCAGTGTTGACGCTGTTGTTTATATAACAGATCTGTTTCCCCCCTTAAGTTGTGCTTGATTGAGGTTCTAAGTAGGCCTGTCAAAATGTCGTGTGTTCACTATAAATTTTCTTCCAAACTGGACTACAACACAGTCACTTTCGATGGGCTACATATTACCCTTAGCGAGCTTAAGAGGCAGATTATGGCCCGGGAGCGCCTCAAGGCCACAGACTGCGACCTGCAGATCACCAATGCGCAGACGCGAGAAGGTATTTGTTAACTCATGAGTGTTGAACGTTTATTCTGTAAGATTAAATCAAGATATGCCGGGGAATGAAAgtcatatttgctgtttttaagcatttaGAATTAAATAAAAGGCTCAAAGCTGTCTATAgttttatatgcattttgttttatgtgtttggcCAGTTGATCTGATTATGTTCACTGCTGTCGGTAAAAGTGGCGAATTATTCATATGCATGAGTGGAGAGATCGGGTCATAGAAATGCTCAAATTGGACTTTTAGGCCCCCAGCACCCCTGCAcgaaatatttttacattttttttatgtattctgTTGCAGATCTCGTTAAGGGCACCCTGTGTCACTAACAAAACCTTACCAAACTAATATCTACCTAGAGATATTATTAGTCCTAGAATATCATTTACTCCCCTACCCCTAGTTGAACATTAAAACAATTCCTTAGCAATAAGGGCATAATGTAAACATACGCTGAATCAAAAGCCACTATACTATTTGTATGAATTGATGAATATTTGATTCAGTATTTgattaaagtgctttataaataaagtggtaAATATTAGGTTTGttttcaagatatcttaaagcCTGCCCATTTAGTGTTTTAAAGGGAATGTTtactaattaattttttttagttacatGGTCACGGTTAGGGCTGGGTATTATCTTTGAGGCGATCCGATTCTCGATAtaacttgatttgatttgactccaatgttgatatttattacattactcAGTCATTCAATTAACAAAACCGGCCAaacatatttatgttcaatgtattgaacactgatatattagcaggaaaataaagtgtatttggttcaatgcatttaatgtatcacagaaaccaaaaatgtgcccaaacgtctgcttttagggacgaaggcgcttctaaaatcctgtcggtcGTTCCGCTAATTTGTCTCACTTGCACCTCgttgtgaacagtaatggcacattgtaataacgccccctaggggttgggaggtatattgatattgaaagcaagaatatcgatattaaatcgtttatatcgatattaatctttagcaatattttttttattttttgtgcacAGCCATAGTCACGGTCCCTTTTGAATGCCGCTCTACTCCACTCTTTACTGGTTAAATGGATAAATGGACAATTCTGTTTTGCACTGGGGACTTAATCTGTGTGCTTCTTCACCTATGTGTATGACCATCTTAGATCAGCACGTCACCATTTTATCCCTTCCTTTTTCCATCTGCTAGTTTTCATAGAAGTGAGTAAACTGATTAGCCTATACAACGTTATCTAAAGTAATCAGTAATCAAAGTGGCTATAAAATGCCCCTTAGGGTGGGTATGAGTTTACGCAAGATCAGCGTTAAAACTACCGCTGGTGACTTCTGTTTTGTACCTGGAGGATGTTTGTTTATGTAACAGTGGCAgcagcaaagcacagttttggCAGACAGATGcacaaatttagatttttcagtCCCAGTTCTGCACATGATACTGGTGAATGTGTTTGTCTTCatgttcagtgtttgttttttaacgattgcttctgtgttttaaagaatacACAGACGATGAAGCCCACATCCCAAAACACTCATCCGTCATCGTGCGCCGCACTCCGATCGGCGGAGTAAAGCCGGCTGGCAGGACGTTCATTGTGTGCGTATATTTGTTGTCGCTTTAGCggtgaagacttttttttaaggcttCTGATTTGTAGCACAAAACTTGATCAGTCCGTtgactgatttattaattaatttattttccttttgtgtttttgcagagATCGTTCTGACACAGCTGTGGTTGGATCTTCTAGACCCGTATGTAAAACAAACCCAGAACAACACTTTGTCCTCCTCCTCACATCTCTCTCTCCCACTCTATCTGGCTTTAGTCATCTCTCTCCAGAACATCCTGTCAACAGAAATCCAGTTGAATATTCTGTTCCCCTTGTGTTTCTATTTATTCTGTTGTTGAGATCGCAACCTTGTTGTTTAATGTCTTTTTTGGCGAGGGCTTGTTCAAGTCACTACAGTTCAAGTAATTTTGTTACtgaaaacaatgctttatttctACTTTGGAAATAGTAATTTAACGTAAATACCGGCTAAAGGTGATGGCGTTAAAGGAACAAATTAgctattttgtttctgtgcaTTGAAGTGACTGTTGAATTGTTGCCACTTTCTATAGTTTtcactaaaacatttaaactcatGTTTTTCATAATGAAGTGGTTTTGTAGCCTGTTTTAAGGCCAATGTTCTTAAGGTATttgtaagaagaaaaaaaaatggtattttTGTATTGATAAACTATTGTCattgttgttttctgtgaaaatattttatctgGGTAAAGAACCCAAGCAATTAAAGTGTGCCATTGATCAATTGTTATTAATTTTGATTGCCCTTTAAAGACTAAAGGTGTGTAAGTTGAGTAGATCTCtcagggtttgtttttttttgtttgtttttttatgttaggaAGTGTTTCGTGCTTAGCATAAATATCCTCAAATGTTTTCCCGTAACACTTATCTATGTCAGTTTTGTGTTGTACAACTTCATCATGAATATATTCTGTTTTCCATTAAGGATGGACTGCAACACACCCCTTTAAACGTTAAAAACACTCGGCTTTTACTCTGCTGAGTTTTACGTTCTATTTTTCAGACAtttaattttcagctttttaggTTTCAAGACACCTAAGAGTAGttctaagtttttattttattttttacaagggGTTTAGGGACTCCGTATGAAGCTTCTTTTGTAATCTGGCCTCAAACCCGTGATGTTGTGACTCAATTTATCGAGGCGCATCCAGTGAGACGAACGCCCTGTGAATTTCTGGAGGCCTTTCACGGTTACTGCAGTGAGAAGCAGACTGGTGTAGTGTGTGCTGTAAGCTGCAGAACCTGTCAATAAAGCTGTTCAGTGGTTCGGTGTCGGAACCGCTTGCACCagatccctgtgtgttccctccAAGGCATCCTGCAACGTTTTCTTTCTCTAAACGCCGTAGCTCCCGTCGACCCGCCCCATTGTCAGTAGTTTGTTCCCCGACAGCTTCTTCAAAATTGGGACAgggcagattttttatttttttgtctgtatatTGGACCTAATTCTAACCCCTACATAGCAACATGAGTTCCCCTGACTAGTAGATAAAAGCTGTGTTTAGGGAAAGCTTGAgagataattgttttttttttactaattagtCCCTTTTAAATAAGTTTAAAGTTTAGTCTCAACAGTTAGATGTTAAACTAACCTTGTAATGTACCGTATTATCCCGAATTAAAATGGTTGCATTCTGCCATCTCATTAAACACATATTCTGTAATTGTTAAAGGTTGGGACCATCCATTATCGGGGGAAACGGGATATTTTGTCTTGTTGGGCCGGTTAAGAGAGCCGTTAAAACCAGCAGCTTCttcaattttcattttatttatttttttgtataatttgtGGCATTAAAGGTGCTTATACAGGAGAAATCATCGCTTTACCAATGAAACAATAGGTGTAAAACCTGTTAAACGTTTACCAAGCCCAATTATGCTGATTGCTTTCTCATGACGAGCAGCCATATTTGGTTGATTACGATGAGTTTTAAAGAAAGCATTTGTGAGAACACTTGTAAAAGTAACTTGTTTTGATCTTGGGGTCTGAACTATAATAGTTCTCATACCTCTAAAGAGAATGAAATCGCCTGCAGTAGGGACAGATGCCAAAAAAGCACAGCTAACACAGCATTTTTGCCCATATAAACCATTTTGGACAGATTCTTGAGGTCTGTTTTGAAGAAATGTCAAACGCTAATCCCCAGCGCGTGTTGCTCCGTGTCCTGGCCTGGGCCGTTGTTTTGATG
It encodes:
- the LOC118556034 gene encoding E3 ubiquitin-protein ligase RBBP6-like, producing MSCVHYKFSSKLDYNTVTFDGLHITLSELKRQIMARERLKATDCDLQITNAQTREEYTDDEAHIPKHSSVIVRRTPIGGVKPAGRTFIVDRSDTAVVGSSRPVCKTNPEQHFVLLLTSLSPTLSGFSHLSPEHPVNRNPVEYSVPLVFLFILLLRSQPCCLMSFLARACSSHYSSSNFVTENNALFLLWK